One window of the Montipora foliosa isolate CH-2021 chromosome 4, ASM3666993v2, whole genome shotgun sequence genome contains the following:
- the LOC137999371 gene encoding uncharacterized protein yields the protein MAQGLASSTHRTYKSAQLRFVNFCSQAGRLHPNGSPCPASEWTLCLFATHLSSSLCSSSIKIYLSAVRSMHIDLGLPDPLVDCLQLQRVLRGIKRTQGSTGSSRLPITDHHMLIIYKSLCLSNHDHLMFWAASTLAYFGFLRSSEFTVSSLTAFNPLVHLSISDIAVDSHVSPSCLQLNIKASKTDPFRKGCCLYIGTGRPPLCALSALIQYLPLRGQSPGPLFLLSSGQPLSRALLTRWLKDIFAAAGIEGSFSSHSFRIGAATVAARSGIPDHLIQAMGRWNSDAYKLYIRTPAEALAQATSMLSQ from the coding sequence ATGGCCCAGGGATTGGCTTCCTCTACACACCGCACTTACAAATCTGCTCAGCTTCGTTTTGTCAACTTCTGTTCTCAAGCTGGACGGCTTCACCCTAATGGTTCGCCGTGTCCTGCGAGTGAGTGGACTCTTTGCCTGTTCGCAACCCATCTCTCCTCCTCACTTTGTTCATCGTCCATCAAGATTTATTTATCTGCTGTTCGTTCCATGCACATTGATCTTGGTCTTCCGGACCCACTGGTTGACTGCCTGCAATTGCAACGTGTCCTGCGCGGGATAAAGCGGACTCAAGGCTCAACAGGTTCTTCACGCCTTCCTATTACAGACCACCACATGCTCATTATATACAAGTCCCTCTGCTTGTCCAACCACGATCACTTGATGTTCTGGGCTGCCTCTACCCTCGCCTACTTTGGGTTTCTCCGCTCCTCTGAATTTACAGTTTCGTCCTTGACAGCCTTCAATCCCCTCGTCCATCTGTCGATCAGCGACATTGCTGTGGATTCTCATGTTTCGCCTTCCTGCCTTCAACTTAACATCAAGGCTTCCAAGACTGACCCTTTTCGGAAGGGCTGCTGCCTCTACATTGGCACGGGTCGTCCTCCGCTCTGTGCGTTATCTGCCCTCATACAGTATTTACCTCTCCGAGGCCAGTCACCTGGTCCTTTGTTTCTCCTTTCATCTGGCCAACCTCTCTCTCGTGCCCTTTTGACACGTTggcttaaagatattttcgcagCTGCAGGTATAGAGGGATCCTTTTCGAGTCATAGCTTCAGGATCGGTGCTGCAACGGTTGCTGCTCGCTCTGGCATTCCCGATCATCTTATTCAGGCCATGGGGCGTTGGAATAGTGATGCCTATAAACTGTATATTAGGACTCCTGCAGAGGCTCTCGCTCAAGCAACCTCCATGCTGTCACAATAA